From one Peptoniphilaceae bacterium AMB_02 genomic stretch:
- a CDS encoding DEAD/DEAH box helicase yields MEINNFKDFNISEEIIRAVNDMGFEEPSSIQSRAIPLVLEGVDMIGQAQTGTGKTAAFGIPILEKINVNDKSVQAMILCPTRELSIQVAEEISRLAKYMRGVKVLPIYGGQPIDRQIRALKQGVQIVVGTPGRVIDHINRRTLKIGNVKIFVLDEADEMFDMGFREDIELVIGHLPEERQMTFFSATMAKDIMNFAKTYQKEPEVIKVVKKELTVPKVDQYYFDLEPHMKTEILTRVLDIYNPNLTIVFCNTKRKVDELTASLQDRGYFAEALHGDLKQSQRDTVMNKFRKLTTDILVATDVAARGIDVDEVDMVINYDLPQDDEYYVHRIGRTARAGREGTAFSFVSGKEFYKLRDIQRYTKTEIVRRQVPTLRDIKATQNEKLLNIITENIDKDEYRKYESVLNVLLEKNYSPIDIAAASIGLYVKEKGIGQHEELDYIDNDKKRAPKDQRQKRGKTRDPKKHTGRIFVSAGKKDGVSERNILGNIIQYSDINKNEVGRIDIYDNFSFVSVKENIAEQVARDINGTRLKGRQITAEIAKTRRKSGKSIRRNKKNK; encoded by the coding sequence ATGGAAATAAATAATTTTAAAGATTTTAATATCTCGGAAGAGATAATCAGAGCAGTAAATGATATGGGTTTTGAGGAGCCTTCATCAATACAATCAAGAGCAATTCCACTGGTGCTTGAAGGAGTGGACATGATAGGACAGGCTCAAACCGGAACCGGAAAAACCGCTGCATTCGGTATACCTATACTTGAGAAAATCAATGTAAATGACAAGAGCGTTCAGGCGATGATACTATGCCCGACAAGAGAACTTTCTATACAGGTTGCAGAAGAGATATCAAGGCTCGCAAAATATATGAGAGGAGTAAAGGTACTTCCAATATACGGCGGACAGCCGATAGATAGACAGATTAGAGCTCTTAAACAAGGAGTTCAGATCGTCGTGGGTACTCCTGGTAGAGTTATAGACCATATAAACAGAAGAACTCTAAAGATCGGTAATGTAAAAATCTTTGTGCTCGATGAAGCCGACGAGATGTTTGATATGGGATTTAGGGAAGATATCGAGCTTGTAATAGGACATCTGCCTGAGGAAAGACAAATGACTTTCTTCTCTGCCACCATGGCAAAAGATATTATGAATTTTGCCAAGACTTACCAGAAAGAACCGGAAGTTATAAAAGTAGTCAAGAAAGAATTAACAGTGCCAAAGGTGGATCAGTATTATTTCGATTTGGAACCGCATATGAAAACCGAGATACTAACCAGGGTTTTGGATATATACAATCCAAACTTGACCATAGTATTTTGTAATACCAAGAGAAAAGTTGACGAGCTTACTGCGAGTTTACAAGACAGAGGTTATTTTGCGGAAGCTCTTCATGGTGACTTAAAACAAAGTCAAAGAGATACCGTAATGAACAAGTTCAGAAAACTAACAACAGATATCCTGGTTGCAACCGATGTGGCTGCCAGAGGAATCGACGTGGATGAGGTGGATATGGTCATTAACTATGATTTACCTCAAGATGATGAGTACTATGTTCATAGAATCGGTAGAACTGCCAGAGCAGGCCGAGAGGGAACAGCATTCAGTTTTGTATCGGGTAAGGAGTTCTATAAGCTCAGAGATATTCAAAGATACACTAAAACCGAGATAGTAAGAAGACAGGTACCTACTCTTCGAGATATAAAAGCTACTCAAAACGAAAAGCTATTGAATATAATAACAGAAAATATAGACAAGGACGAGTATAGAAAGTATGAATCTGTATTAAATGTACTTCTTGAGAAAAACTACAGTCCTATCGATATAGCAGCTGCCTCCATAGGACTCTATGTTAAAGAAAAAGGTATAGGTCAGCATGAAGAGCTGGATTATATTGACAATGACAAGAAAAGAGCACCAAAGGATCAAAGGCAGAAGAGAGGAAAGACTAGGGATCCTAAGAAGCATACCGGAAGAATCTTCGTCAGCGCAGGTAAAAAAGATGGCGTAAGCGAGAGGAATATCCTTGGTAATATAATTCAATATTCAGATATAAATAAAAATGAAGTTGGAAGAATTGATATTTATGACAATTTCAGTTTTGTAAGCGTAAAAGAAAATATAGCTGAACAGGTTGCCAGAGATATCAATGGAACCAGACTTAAAGGCAGACAGATTACCGCAGAGATAGCAAAAACACGAAGAAAAAGCGGTAAAAGCATCAGACGTAATAAAAAAAATAAATAA
- a CDS encoding ABC transporter ATP-binding protein, translating to MSETLIKLRDLHKVYKMGDEKIHALNGVSVDIKKGEIICLLGTSGSGKSTLLNAMAGLEKPTKGEINIGGIHIEKLNESQITSFRRLNIGFVFQSYNLIPTLSALENVSIGLVFKGVSKSERDKKAIKILKAVGLGDRMRHKPTELSGGQQQRVSIARAFVDNPKIIFADEPTGNLDTRTTIEILQLITGMARKNGQTLIIVSHDEEVTAFADRTYHMQDGKIKEIQISNREEENEETI from the coding sequence ATGTCAGAAACTTTAATTAAATTAAGAGATCTTCACAAAGTGTATAAAATGGGCGATGAAAAGATACATGCGCTCAATGGGGTAAGTGTGGACATTAAAAAAGGAGAGATTATATGTCTACTTGGAACATCAGGTTCCGGAAAATCCACCCTTCTAAATGCAATGGCAGGTCTTGAAAAACCAACCAAGGGAGAGATAAATATTGGAGGTATACATATTGAAAAACTAAATGAAAGTCAGATTACTTCCTTTAGAAGACTCAACATTGGTTTTGTTTTTCAATCTTATAATCTGATTCCAACTTTATCGGCACTTGAAAATGTCAGCATTGGATTGGTCTTTAAAGGCGTTTCGAAGTCCGAAAGAGACAAAAAGGCAATAAAAATACTCAAAGCAGTCGGACTTGGTGACAGGATGAGACATAAACCCACTGAATTATCAGGAGGACAACAGCAGAGAGTAAGTATCGCAAGGGCATTTGTAGATAATCCGAAGATAATATTTGCAGACGAACCGACGGGAAACCTGGATACCAGGACTACCATCGAGATTCTTCAACTTATCACGGGGATGGCAAGAAAAAACGGACAAACACTTATCATAGTTTCGCATGATGAGGAAGTCACAGCTTTTGCCGATAGGACTTATCATATGCAGGATGGTAAAATCAAAGAAATCCAAATAAGTAACAGGGAGGAAGAGAATGAAGAAACTATTTAG
- a CDS encoding ABC transporter permease, with translation MKISDLFSLGFRNLWRRKLRTFLTVIGVVIGCASIVVMMSLGLAQRKQIDDMIENTQSLTLIQVMPTQYFDPRSGGRAPREGLITDQVVKQIKEMPHVTAVINPSKIDQNMGGVRINVDKYSYMDTLKGLPEADLEPAGVKIEKGRVYNPNSKDIEILVPTELRYSLYDEKSMGREYKPVTIEDPTKSKYKITIGNIYEENNPLIAMQSGGGAKKKTYNLKVVGTYTAGMPWFGGASGIYAAPEKIKLLNDEMNQLSLTPEKYKEYKKKNVRYYENISVHVDHMDNVKGVQQAIEELKLQAHNDGEMMNEWKNQGNVAQAILAGIGSISLIVAAIGITNTMVMSIYERTREIGVMKVIGASVKDIRNLFLLEAGMIGLFGGVTGVGLAYFLSNLLNTILGARIQGGFMGGGEVVISYIPIWLAGASLVFSFLIGVITGYFPALRATRLSAIEAIRTE, from the coding sequence ATGAAGATTAGTGATCTCTTTTCATTAGGCTTTAGAAATCTGTGGAGGAGAAAACTAAGAACATTTCTAACTGTTATCGGTGTTGTTATAGGATGTGCATCAATAGTTGTAATGATGTCACTTGGGCTTGCACAAAGAAAACAGATAGACGATATGATAGAAAACACCCAAAGCTTAACCTTGATACAGGTAATGCCGACTCAGTATTTTGATCCGAGATCGGGAGGAAGAGCTCCCAGAGAGGGACTTATTACTGATCAAGTAGTAAAACAAATAAAGGAAATGCCACATGTAACTGCGGTAATAAATCCTTCTAAAATTGATCAGAACATGGGTGGCGTACGTATCAATGTTGACAAATACTCGTATATGGATACCCTAAAGGGATTACCTGAAGCGGATTTGGAACCGGCAGGTGTTAAAATAGAGAAAGGTCGTGTTTATAATCCCAACTCAAAGGATATAGAAATCCTGGTACCAACGGAACTCAGATATTCATTATATGATGAAAAATCAATGGGGCGAGAATATAAACCTGTAACAATTGAAGATCCGACCAAGAGTAAGTATAAAATCACAATTGGAAATATATACGAAGAAAACAATCCACTAATCGCCATGCAAAGCGGAGGTGGAGCTAAAAAGAAAACATATAATTTGAAAGTAGTCGGCACCTATACTGCCGGAATGCCATGGTTTGGCGGAGCGTCAGGAATATATGCAGCTCCGGAAAAAATCAAACTTCTAAATGACGAAATGAACCAACTTTCATTGACACCGGAAAAATACAAAGAGTATAAAAAGAAAAATGTTAGATACTATGAGAATATTTCGGTTCACGTAGATCATATGGATAATGTAAAAGGGGTTCAACAAGCCATAGAAGAATTAAAACTCCAAGCTCATAATGACGGAGAGATGATGAACGAATGGAAAAACCAAGGTAATGTAGCACAAGCCATACTGGCAGGCATCGGCTCTATATCCTTGATAGTTGCAGCGATCGGTATCACGAATACCATGGTCATGTCCATCTATGAAAGAACCAGAGAAATAGGTGTTATGAAAGTTATAGGAGCTTCCGTTAAAGATATTAGAAACCTCTTCCTGCTTGAAGCAGGCATGATAGGACTTTTCGGAGGTGTTACAGGAGTAGGCTTGGCATACTTCTTATCCAACCTTCTAAATACCATACTTGGAGCAAGAATCCAGGGAGGATTTATGGGAGGCGGGGAAGTCGTCATATCCTATATACCGATATGGTTGGCTGGAGCGTCACTTGTATTCTCCTTCTTAATAGGTGTAATTACAGGATATTTCCCGGCACTTAGAGCGACCAGACTTTCAGCTATTGAAGCAATAAGGACTGAATAA
- a CDS encoding GDSL-type esterase/lipase family protein yields the protein MKIVCLGDSLTYGYMLPRKEAWPNILENITDHRVINRGINGDTTAGMLSRFQADVVSENPSRLIIMGGTNDFFNGIGYINAALNIKTMIMQCKYYMIKPMVLIPVPVISVEPMLLMKAGQVNAQINKLRDELMGFKSMEDFILIDLNEKITELIDKNLAMEYYLDDIHLNSKGNELVADLVKSHLEGE from the coding sequence ATGAAAATTGTTTGTTTAGGAGATAGCCTGACATATGGATACATGCTTCCCAGAAAAGAAGCGTGGCCAAACATACTGGAGAATATAACCGATCATAGAGTTATAAATAGAGGCATAAATGGAGATACGACTGCAGGAATGTTATCGAGATTCCAAGCTGATGTGGTTAGTGAAAACCCATCAAGGCTTATAATAATGGGCGGAACCAATGATTTCTTCAACGGCATTGGATATATAAATGCAGCTTTGAATATAAAGACGATGATTATGCAGTGTAAATACTATATGATAAAACCCATGGTGTTAATCCCGGTACCTGTGATTTCAGTAGAGCCAATGCTTTTAATGAAAGCGGGGCAAGTAAATGCTCAAATCAACAAATTAAGAGATGAACTAATGGGATTTAAATCCATGGAAGACTTTATACTGATAGACTTAAACGAAAAAATAACGGAGTTAATTGATAAAAATCTTGCGATGGAGTATTATTTAGACGATATCCATTTAAACAGCAAGGGTAATGAATTAGTGGCCGATTTAGTAAAGTCACACTTGGAAGGGGAATAA
- a CDS encoding phosphatase PAP2 family protein, with protein MNEVLNNIKSEKRRRTIIVLTFVFLYQMMFFLIEGLNREFNVIYHPLDDLIPFNEYFMIPYILWFFYLGINLIYYIRKADRSTFNQYNSLLFGGMVFCLVINIIWPSMVQLRPTHFERENIFIEIVKYMHVIDTPTNVCPSIHVYATVITHMALTKLTDIGKNKWIKGLSFILSVSILMSTVFLKQHSIVDVVVGILVAQVIFVFSEEVKKLNIQNLGPLFNRGAKERLSLETDTYYKRNK; from the coding sequence ATGAACGAAGTGTTAAATAATATTAAAAGCGAAAAGAGAAGAAGAACTATTATAGTGCTGACCTTTGTATTTCTTTATCAGATGATGTTCTTTTTAATCGAGGGACTAAATAGAGAATTTAATGTTATCTACCATCCATTAGATGATTTAATCCCTTTCAATGAGTACTTTATGATACCTTATATACTGTGGTTCTTTTATTTGGGAATCAACCTGATCTACTATATAAGGAAAGCTGACAGAAGTACATTCAACCAATATAATAGTCTGTTATTTGGTGGGATGGTATTCTGTCTCGTGATTAATATAATTTGGCCGAGCATGGTGCAGCTTCGACCTACACATTTTGAAAGAGAGAATATTTTTATTGAAATAGTTAAGTATATGCATGTCATAGACACACCGACAAATGTATGCCCGAGCATACATGTATATGCAACTGTTATTACACATATGGCACTTACAAAACTCACCGACATAGGCAAGAATAAATGGATAAAGGGGCTTTCGTTTATCCTATCCGTATCAATACTTATGTCCACTGTGTTTTTGAAACAACATTCCATAGTAGATGTGGTGGTAGGCATATTGGTTGCTCAAGTGATTTTTGTATTCTCTGAAGAAGTTAAAAAACTGAATATACAAAATCTTGGACCATTATTTAATCGTGGAGCTAAAGAAAGACTCAGCCTCGAAACAGACACATACTATAAAAGAAATAAATAA
- a CDS encoding DUF1294 domain-containing protein produces MIILKTLPLKEKALFIYILAINIIALLLFVYDKIESQKKTRSRRNRLSENTLFLVSLLGGSLGSLIAMYAFRHKTRKPFFVIGIPIIFVLNLVLLYLVSLYII; encoded by the coding sequence ATGATAATTTTAAAAACACTTCCACTTAAGGAAAAAGCACTGTTTATTTATATATTGGCTATTAATATAATCGCCCTATTGCTTTTTGTTTACGATAAAATTGAATCTCAAAAAAAGACCAGGAGTCGTAGAAATAGGCTTTCAGAAAATACTCTGTTCTTGGTTTCTCTGCTGGGAGGATCCCTCGGCAGTTTGATAGCCATGTATGCGTTTAGGCATAAGACTCGAAAGCCCTTTTTTGTCATAGGGATTCCGATAATTTTCGTTCTTAATCTTGTACTTCTGTATTTAGTTTCACTCTATATAATTTAA
- a CDS encoding aspartate/glutamate racemase family protein, protein MKTIGLIGGMSWESTATYYRIINQTVKEKLGGLHSAKILLYSADFEEIEKYQANNDWEKSGQVLGEIAKKLESAGAEFIVICTNTMHKVLPQIEEYISIPIIHIADATAEVLIEENIKKVGLLGTKYTMTQDFYKSRVIDKGIDVIVPTEEDTEIINYIIYNELCLGIIKPGSLSEYQRIIKTLESQGAQGIILGCTEIGLLISQKDSSLPLFDTTYIHSEKAALFALE, encoded by the coding sequence ATGAAAACAATAGGTTTAATTGGAGGAATGAGCTGGGAGTCGACAGCTACTTACTATAGAATCATCAACCAAACTGTAAAGGAAAAATTGGGTGGACTGCATTCTGCAAAAATTCTACTCTATAGTGCAGATTTTGAAGAAATTGAAAAATATCAAGCAAATAATGACTGGGAAAAAAGCGGGCAAGTACTTGGGGAAATAGCTAAAAAGCTGGAATCTGCAGGAGCTGAGTTCATTGTTATCTGTACAAATACAATGCATAAAGTCCTGCCTCAGATAGAAGAATATATTTCTATACCTATAATTCATATAGCTGATGCAACTGCAGAAGTTTTAATCGAAGAAAATATAAAAAAAGTCGGGCTTCTAGGTACAAAATATACCATGACTCAAGACTTTTATAAATCGAGAGTTATAGATAAGGGGATAGACGTGATTGTTCCAACAGAAGAGGATACAGAAATAATCAATTATATTATTTACAATGAGCTATGTCTAGGTATTATTAAGCCAGGTTCTCTCAGTGAATACCAAAGGATTATAAAAACATTAGAGTCTCAAGGAGCACAGGGGATAATACTTGGTTGTACAGAAATCGGCTTATTAATATCCCAAAAGGACTCAAGCCTACCACTATTTGATACTACTTATATACATTCTGAAAAAGCTGCACTTTTTGCTTTGGAATAG